The following proteins come from a genomic window of Corallococcus sp. NCRR:
- a CDS encoding endonuclease V, giving the protein MGAPKETWMLACVDVDYRPDVTVAACVLFRAWTDAKEAGHLVDRGPIAAPYEPGQFYRRELPHLLRVLADVQEPLEAIVVDGYVWLGEGVPGLGAHLYEALCRTVPVIGVAKTPYVTTGSALPIVRGQSLRPLLITAIGMETATAAEHIRRMHGASRLPTMLKFVDRLCRES; this is encoded by the coding sequence GTGGGGGCGCCCAAGGAGACGTGGATGCTCGCCTGCGTGGACGTGGACTACCGCCCCGACGTCACCGTGGCCGCGTGCGTCCTCTTTCGCGCGTGGACGGACGCCAAGGAGGCCGGGCACCTGGTGGACCGGGGGCCCATCGCGGCCCCCTACGAGCCCGGCCAGTTCTACCGCCGCGAGCTGCCGCACCTGCTGCGGGTGCTCGCCGACGTGCAGGAGCCGCTGGAGGCCATCGTCGTGGATGGCTACGTGTGGCTCGGAGAGGGCGTGCCCGGCCTGGGCGCCCACCTGTACGAGGCGCTCTGCCGCACGGTGCCCGTCATCGGCGTGGCCAAGACGCCGTATGTCACCACGGGGTCCGCACTCCCCATCGTGCGGGGGCAGAGCCTGCGTCCCCTGCTCATCACCGCCATTGGGATGGAGACCGCGACCGCCGCGGAGCACATCCGGCGGATGCACGGCGCATCACGCCTGCCAACGATGTTGAAGTTCGTGGACCGGTTGTGCCGTGAGTCCTGA